From a single Raphanus sativus cultivar WK10039 chromosome 3, ASM80110v3, whole genome shotgun sequence genomic region:
- the LOC130509223 gene encoding DNA repair protein RAD51 homolog 1 isoform X1: MTTMEQRRNQNAVQQQDDEETQHGPFPVEQLQAAGIASVDVKKLRDAGLCTVEGVAYTPRKDLLQIKGISDAKVDKIVEAASKLVPLGFTSASQLHAQRLEIIQITSGSRELGKVLEGGIETGSITELYGEFRSGKTQLCHTLCVTCQLPMDQGGGEGKAMYIDAEGTFRPQRLLQIADRFGLNGADVLENVAYARAYNTDHQSRLLLEAASMMVETRFALMIVDSATALYRTDFSGRGELSARQMHLAKFLRSLQKLADEFGVAVVITNQVVAQVDGSALFAGPQFKPIGGNIMAHATTTRLALRKGRAEERICKVISSPCLPEAEARFQISTEGVTDCKD; this comes from the exons ATGACGACAATGGAGCAGCGTAGAAACCAAAACGCTGTTCAACAACAAGACGATGAAGAGACCCAGCACGGCCCTTTCCCCGTCGAACAGCTTCAG GCGGCTGGTATAGCTTCTGTTGATGTAAAGAAGCTAAGGGATGCTGGTCTCTGCACTGTAGAAGGTGTTGCATATACTCCAAGGAAAGATCTCTTGCAGATCAAAGGAATAAGCGATGCTAAGGTTGACAAAATCGTTGAAGCAG CTTCAAAGCTGGTTCCTCTGGGTTTCACTAGCGCTAGCCAGCTCCATGCCCAGAGGCTGGAGATCATTCAGATTACATCTGGATCAAGGGAGCTCGGCAAAGTTCTTGAAG GAGGAATTGAAACCGGATCCATCACTGAGTTATATGGTGAGTTCCGCTCTGGGAAGACTCAGTTGTGCCATACACTCTGTGTAACTTGTCAA CTTCCTATGGATCAAGGAGGTGGGGAGGGAAAGGCGATGTACATTGATGCCGAGGGAACATTCAGACCACAAAGACTATTGCAGATAGCTGACAG GTTTGGACTAAATGGAGCTGATGTTCTTGAAAACGTTGCCTATGCGAGGGCGTATAACACTGATCATCAGTCAAGGCTTCTGCTTGAGGCAGCATCAATGATGGTTGAAACAAG GTTTGCTCTCATGATTGTGGATAGTGCTACAGCTCTCTACAGGACAGATTTCTCCGGAAGGGGAGAGCTTTCGGCACGACAAATGCATCTTGCAAAGTTCTTGAGAAGTCTGCAGAAATTAGCAGATGAG TTTGGTGTGGCTGTTGTTATAACAAACCAAGTAGTTGCGCAAGTAGATGGTTCTGCTCTTTTTGCTGGTCCACAGTTTAAACCTATTGGTGGGAATATCATGGCTCATGCCACCACAACAAG gCTGGCGTTGAGGAAAGGAAGAGCAGAGGAGAGAATCTGCAAAGTGATAAGCTCGCCATGCTTGCCAGAAGCAGAAGCTAGATTTCAAATATCTACAGAAGGTGTAACAGATTGCAAAGATTGA
- the LOC108847535 gene encoding phosphoinositide phosphatase SAC4: MTTTSSPSIENGASSSSSGSSSSSSLHGCMQEFKLFQTHSNFYMIGWNGSGVYRVLKIDRLDASELNLSEDPTAYTKKECYELLKRIHEGNKSTGGLKRVAVCYGIVGFIKFLGPYYMLVITERREIGEICGHRVYEVAKSEMISLQHSSFLGNIANSRDENRYKRLLCMVDLTKDFFFSYSYNIMRSFQKNVCDHESGGTLYKKMFVWNEFLTRGIRLHLRNTVWTVALVYGFFKQTTLSEAGRNFKLTLIARRSRHNAGTRYLKRGINESGNVANDVETEQLVSEDVPEDHPMQISSVVQNRGSIPLFWSQETSRMNLKPDIVLSKRDLNYEATKLHFENLVERYGIPIIILNLIKTKERRPRESILRAEFANAIDFINKDLPEENRLRFLHWDLHKHFQSKTANVLALLGKVAACALMLTGFFYYEVTPAMKLEGYMSLSSSDAEMSPQNSSDDDSGEYDSLEKNFPPSKNVADGDCDIKPGRLQRGVLRTNCIDCLDRTNVAQYAYGWAALGQQLYALGIRDAPTIELDDRLSSALMGLYERMGDTLAYQYGGSAAHNKVFSERRGQWRAATQSQEFLRTLQRYYNNAYMDADKQDAINIFLGTFQPEKGRQAIWELRSDSRSNGQNGEISIGEDERFLVKRCLSDGNILHESRTRMSAMSSKHESISHRGFVSSRQVNHITSESSPDMPAAGDVSLSRCAPSMPSTHFFGDVKKIQHNGSSSYYLSEQEDMSSVSNFVDVEWLSSSENLCESDQLYRPSAVTTYSTAEISSSENIISEVKQSTPAMSENGSSSRKGKEPMGTEPSTKIHDDFTDSFKQWVAYGEALCH, encoded by the exons ATGACCACCACCTCATCGCCATCAATTGAGAATGGagcctcttcctcctcctctggatcatcatcatcttcttcccttCATGGCTGTATGCAAGAATTCAAACTCTTCCAGACTCATTCC aaTTTCTATATGATTGGTTGGAATGGTAGTGGAGTGTATAGAGTACTCAAGATAGACCGCCTTGACGCCTCTGAGCTTAATCTCAGTGAGGATCCCACTGCCTATACCAAAAAAGAATGCTACGAGTTGCTTAAACGGATACACGAAGGCAACAAGTCCACTGGCGGTCTCAAACGTGTTGCTGTCTGTTATGGTATCGTTG GTTTCATTAAGTTTCTGGGACCATACTACATGCTGGTTATAACTGAAAGAAGAGAGATAGGTGAGATTTGTGGTCACCGGGTGTATGAAGTGGCCAAGAGTGAGATGATTTCCTTGCAGCATTCTAGTTTCCTTGGCAACATTGCTAATTCAAGAGACGAGAAcag GTACAAGAGGCTCTTGTGTATGGTGGACCTTACGAAAGATTTCTTTTTCAGCTATTCTTACAATATAATGCGAAGTTTCCAGAAGAATGTGTGCGATCATGAGAGTGGTGGTACTCTCTATAAGAAAATGTTTGTGTGGAACGAGTTCTTGACTCGGGGAATTCGACTTCATCTTCGGAATACCGTCTGGACTGTAGCATTGGTCTATGGTTTCTTTAAGCAG ACAACTCTCTCCGAAGCTGGACGGAATTTCAAACTCACTCTTATTGCTAGGCGTTCCCGCCATAATGCTGGAACCAG GTACTTGAAACGAGGAATAAACGAAAGTGGCAATGTCGCTAATGATGTCGAGACAGAGCAGCTAGTGTCTGAGGACGTGCCAGAAGACCACCCCATGCAAATTAGTTCTGTTGTGCAGAACCGTGGCTCAATCCCTCTATTCTGGTCACAGGAAACCTCACGGATGAATCTTAAACCGGATATAGTAT TGTCAAAAAGGGACCTGAACTATGAGGCAACTAAACTTCACTTTGAAAACCTTGTCGAGCGATATGGAATTCCCATCATTATTCTGAACTTGATCAAG ACAAAAGAGAGAAGACCTAGGGAGTCGATTCTCCGGGCAGAATTTGCCAATGCAATTGACTTTATAAACAAAGATCTGCCTGAAGAAAATCGTTTAAGATTCCTCCACTGGGACTTGCACAAACATTTTCAAAG CAAAACAGCAAATGTCTTGGCACTTCTTGGCAAAGTAGCTGCATGTGCTTTGATGCTTACAGGTTTCTTTTATTATGAAGTTACCCCAGCAATGAAGCTCGAGGGTTATATGAGCTTGTCTTCGTCTGA TGCCGAGATGTCTCCACAAAATAGTTCTGATGATGATAGTGGGGAATATGATTCCCTAGAGAAGAATTTCCCCCCAAGTAAGAATGTTGCTGATGGAGATTGTGATATCAAGCCTGGCAGGCTCCAGAGGGGCGTGCTGAGGACCAATTGCATAGACTGCCTTGATCGTACAAATGTTGCTCAATATGCATATGGTTGGGCTGCTCTAGGACAGCAGCTCTATGCTCTGGGAATTAGAGATGCTCCAACAATAGAACTTGATGATCGTCTGTCTAGTGCTTTAATGGGGTTATATGAGAGAATGGGAGATACACTAGCTTACCAGTATGGTGGATCTGCTGCCCACAATAAG GTTTTCAGTGAGAGGAGAGGCCAGTGGAGAGCAGCAACCCAGTCACAAGAGTTCTTGAGGACTCTGCAGCGTTACTATAATAATGCATATATGGATGCGGATAAACAAGATGCCATTAATAT ATTTCTTGGTACGTTCCAGCCTGAAAAAGGGAGGCAGGCGATTTGGGAGTTGCGTTCAGATTCCCGCTCTAATGGACAAAATGGAGAGATAAGCATAGGGGAAGATGAAAG GTTTCTTGTGAAGAGATGCTTATCAGATGGTAATATTCTCCATGAAAGTCGCACACGGATGTCCGCAATGAGTAGCAAGCATGAAAGCATATCACATAGAGGTTTTGTGTCATCACGCCAAGTGAATCATATAACTTCAGAGTCATCACCAGATATGCCAGCTGCTGGTGATGTATCATTATCGAG GTGTGCTCCTTCAATGCCCAGCACACACTTTTTTGGAGATGTGAAGAAGATTCAACATAATGGTAGTAGCTCCTATTACTTGTCCGAGCAGGAAGACATGTCTAGTGTCTCAAATTTTGTTGATGTCGAGTGGCTTTCGTCATCGGAAAATCTATGCGAGAGCGATCAGTTGTACAG GCCGTCAGCGGTCACAACCTATTCAACCGCAGAAATTTCATCATCAGAGAATATCATCAGTGAAGTAAAACAGTCAACGCCAGCTATGAGCGAGAATGGATCAAGCAGCAGGAAG GGAAAGGAACCTATGGGAACCGAACCATCCACAAAGATCCACGATGATTTTACTGATAGCTTCAAACAATGGGTAGCATACGGAGAAGCACTCTGCCATTGA
- the LOC108847491 gene encoding sucrose synthase 1: MVNGVLTRVHSQRERLNETLVAQRNEVLALLSRVEAKGKGILQQNQIIAEFEGLPEETQKNIEGGAFFDLLKTTQEAIVLPPWVALAVRPRPGVWEYIRVNLHDLVVEELQPAEFLHFKEELVDGVKNGDFTLELDFEPFNASVPRPTLPKYIGDGVEFLNRHLSAKLFHEKDSLLPLLKFLQLHSHQGKTLMLNEKIQNLNTLQHILRKAEEYLTELSPETPYEDFETKFEEIGLERGWGNNAERVLDMIRLLLDLLEAPDPCTLETFLGRIPMVFNVVILSPHGYFAQDNVLGYPDTGGQVVYILDQVRALETEMLQRIKQQGLNITPRILILTRLLPDAVGTTCGERLERVDGSEYCDILRVPFRTEKGIVRKWISRFEVWPYLETYTEDAAVELAKELKGKPDLIIGNYSDGNLVASLLAHKLGVTQCTIAHALEKTKYPDSDIYWKKLDDKYHFSCQFTADLFAMNHTDFIITSTLQEIAGSKDTVGQYESHTAFTLPGLYRVVHGIDVFDPKFNIVSPGADMSIYFPYTEEKRRLTKFHPEIEELLYSDVENQEHLCVLKDKKKPILFTMARLDRVKNLSGLVEWYGKNKRLRELVNLVVVGGDRRKESKDNEEKAEMKKMYDLIDEYKLNGQFRWISSQMNRVRNGELYRYICDTKGAFVQPALYEAFGLTVVEAMTCGLPTFATCKGGPAEIIVHGKSGFHIDPYHGDQAADTLADFFTKCKEDPSHWDEISKGGLQRIEEKYTWQIYSQRLLTLTGVYGFWKHVSNLDRLESRRYLEMFYALKYRPLAKAVPLAEEE, encoded by the exons ATGGTGAACGGTGTGTTAACGCGCGTCCACAGCCAACGTGAGCGTTTGAATGAAACGCTCGTTGCTCAAAGAAACGAAGTCCTTGCCTTGCTTTCCAG GGTTGAAGCCAAAGGTAAAGGCATCCTGCAACAAAACCAGATCATTGCTGAATTCGAGGGTTTGCCTGAAGAAACCCAGAAGAATATTGAAGGTGGTGCTTTCTTCGACCTTCTCAAAACCACTCAG gaagcAATAGTGTTGCCACCATGGGTAGCTCTTGCTGTGAGGCCAAGGCCTGGTGTTTGGGAATACATAAGAGTCAATCTCCATGATCTTGTTGTTGAGGAGCTTCAACCTGCTGAGTTTCTTCATTTCAAGGAAGAACTTGTTGATGGAGT TAAGAATGGTGATTTCACACTTGAGCTTGATTTTGAGCCATTCAACGCCTCTGTCCCTCGCCCAACGCTCCCCAAGTACATTGGAGATGGTGTTGAGTTCCTTAACCGTCACCTCTCAGCTAAGCTCTTCCATGAAAAGGACAGTTTGCTTCCTTTGCTTAAGTTCCTTCAACTACACAGCCACCAGGGAAAG ACTCTGATGTTGAACGAGAAAATCCAAAACCTCAACACTCTACAACACATCTTGAGGAAAGCAGAGGAGTATCTAACCGAGCTTTCACCAGAAACACCTTACGAAGACTTTGAGACCAAGTTTGAGGAGATTGGTCTTGAGAGGGGATGGGGTAACAACGCCGAGCGTGTCCTTGACATGATCCGTCTTCTTCTGGACCTTCTCGAGGCCCCTGACCCTTGCACTCTCGAGACCTTTCTTGGAAGGATCCCAATGGTTTTCAACGTTGTGATCCTCTCTCCCCATGGTTACTTTGCTCAGGACAATGTTCTTGGTTACCCTGACACTGGTGGTCAG GTTGTTTACATTCTGGATCAAGTTCGTGCCTTGGAGACAGAGATGCTCCAACGTATTAAGCAGCAAGGACTCAACATTACTCCAAGAATTCTCATT CTCACTAGACTGCTCCCTGATGCGGTAGGAACCACATGCGGTGAGCGTCTCGAGAGAGTTGATGGATCCGAGTACTGTGACATTCTCCGTGTGCCATTCAGAACAGAGAAGGGCATAGTTCGCAAATGGATCTCGAGATTCGAAGTCTGGCCATATCTTGAAACTTACACCGAGGATGCTGCTGTTGAGCTTGCCAAAGAGTTGAAAGGGAAGCCTGACCTTATCATTGGGAACTACAGTGATGGAAACCTCGTTGCCTCTTTATTGGCACACAAACTTGGTGTCACTCAGTGCACCATTGCTCACGCTCTGGAGAAGACAAAGTACCCTGATTCAGACATCTACTGGAAGAAGCTTGACGATAAGTACCATTTCTCATGCCAGTTCACTGCTGATCTATTTGCAATGAACCACACTGATTTCATCATCACTAGTACTCTCCAAGAAATTGCTGGAAG CAAGGACACTGTTGGACAGTACGAGAGCCACACGGCCTTCACTCTTCCTGGACTGTACCGTGTTGTTCACGGAATCGATGTGTTTGATCCTAAGTTCAACATTGTCTCCCCTGGTGCTGATATGAGCATCTACTTCCCTTACACAGAGGAGAAGCGGAGGTTGACTAAGTTCCACCCTGAGATCGAGGAGCTACTCTACAGCGATGTTGAGAACCAAGAGCACTT ATGTGTGCTCAAGGACAAGAAGAAGCCCATCCTCTTCACCATGGCTAGACTAGACCGTGTCAAGAACTTATCAGGTCTTGTCGAGTGGTACGGGAAGAACAAGCGCCTTCGCGAGCTTGTTAACTTGGTGGTTGTTGGAGGAGACAGGAGGAAAGAGTCGAAGGACAACGAAGAGAAGGCTGAGATGAAGAAAATGTATGACCTCATCGATGAGTACAAGCTGAACGGTCAGTTCAGGTGGATCTCTTCTCAGATGAACAGGGTTAGGAACGGTGAGCTCTACCGTTACATCTGTGACACCAAGGGCGCCTTCGTGCAGCCTGCGTTGTATGAAGCCTTTGGTCTTACTGTTGTGGAGGCCATGACCTGTGGTTTACCGACTTTCGCCACTTGCAAAGGTGGTCCAGCTGAGATCATCGTGCATGGCAAATCTGGCTTCCATATTGACCCTTACCATGGTGATCAGGCTGCTGATACTCTTGCTGACTTCTTCACCAAGTGTAAAGAAGATCCATCTCACTGGGATGAGATCTCAAAGGGAGGGCTTCAGAGGATTGAGGAGAA ATACACATGGCAGATATACTCACAGAGGCTCCTGACATTGACTGGTGTGTATGGATTCTGGAAGCATGTATCGAACCTTGACCGTCTTGAGAGCCGTCGTTACCTTGAGATGTTCTATGCATTGAAGTATCGCCCACTG GCTAAGGCTGTTCCTCTTGCCGAGGAGGAATGA
- the LOC108845929 gene encoding brassinosteroid-responsive RING protein 1, translated as MSFFIIEDSGLIITQLLYKMALLITVLRWIFSFILRYRSRSTSSAPSISSQAIKESLSVTTFSERYPESISDTCAVCLGDLEDGDEVRELRNCSHVFHRECIDRWLDYECDDDINNEGEEDNHRTCPLCRTPLLAANTSSSCCGEWPAKNEPSWAVERLLYLFGDDLLN; from the coding sequence ATGAGCTTCTTCATCATCGAAGATTCTGGTCTCATCATCACTCAACTCCTCTACAAAATGGCTCTCCTAATCACCGTCCTTAGATGGATCTTCTCATTCATCTTACGCTACCGATCCAGATCTACCTCCTCTGCTCCTTCGATCTCCTCTCAAGCAATCAAGGAAAGCCTCTCCGTCACGACGTTCAGCGAGCGGTATCCTGAATCGATCAGCGACACTTGCGCGGTGTGCCTCGGGGACCTGGAAGACGGAGACGAGGTCAGAGAGCTCAGGAACTGTAGCCACGTGTTTCACCGCGAGTGTATCGACAGGTGGCTTGATTACGAGTGTGATGATGATATTAACAACGAAGGGGAGGAAGATAACCACCGCACGTGTCCTCTCTGTAGAACTCCACTTCTTGCTGCTAATACGTCGTCGTCGTGTTGTGGAGAATGGCCGGCGAAGAATGAACCTAGCTGGGCCGTTGAACGGCTTCTCTACCTATTCGGAGACGATCTTCTCaactga
- the LOC108846546 gene encoding protein SMALL AUXIN UP-REGULATED RNA 12, with the protein MDENNAAKLTGIRQVVRLKEILQKWQTVTIGPKSDVPPLAAGKQAAAMISPAINKRLLAVKNCDSDEENCQSPEPPVDVPRGYLAVYVGPELRRFIIPTSYLGHSLFKVLLEKAEEEFGFDQSGALTIPCEVETFKFLVKCMENNAKDGSAGDAVAAMEE; encoded by the exons ATGGATGAAAATAATGCGGCAAAGTTAACCGGAATCAGGCAAGTCGTAAGGCTTAAGGAGATTTTGCAGAAATGGCAAACCGTGACGATCGGGCCCAAGTCCGATGTCCCACCACTGGCAGCTGGAAAGCAAGCGGCAGCAATGATTTCACCGGCGATCAACAAGAGGCTATTAGCTGTCAAGAACTGTGACTCGGATGAGGAAAACTGCCAAAGCCCTGAGCCTCCGGTTGATGTTCCCAGAGGGTATCTTGCGGTTTATGTTGGACCGGAGCTAAGGAGGTTTATCATACCAACAAGCTACCTCGGCCACTCTTTGTTCAAGGTGTTGCTCGAAAAAGCAGAGGAAGAGTTTGGGTTTGATCAGAGCGGTGCCCTCACCATCCCTTGTGAGGTCGAGACTTTCAAGTTCTTGGTTAAATGCATGGAGAACAATGCTAAAGATGGTTCCG CTGGAGATGCAGTAGCAGCAATGGAAGAGTAA
- the LOC130509223 gene encoding DNA repair protein RAD51 homolog 1 isoform X2, producing MTTMEQRRNQNAVQQQDDEETQHGPFPVEQLQAAGIASVDVKKLRDAGLCTVEGVAYTPRKDLLQIKGISDAKVDKIVEAASKLVPLGFTSASQLHAQRLEIIQITSGSRELGKVLEGGIETGSITELYGEFRSGKTQLCHTLCVTCQLPMDQGGGEGKAMYIDAEGTFRPQRLLQIADRFGLNGADVLENVAYARAYNTDHQSRLLLEAASMMVETRFALMIVDSATALYRTDFSGRGELSARQMHLAKFLRSLQKLADEGSLAKCVCLLMMYFHIYKAGVEERKSRGENLQSDKLAMLARSRS from the exons ATGACGACAATGGAGCAGCGTAGAAACCAAAACGCTGTTCAACAACAAGACGATGAAGAGACCCAGCACGGCCCTTTCCCCGTCGAACAGCTTCAG GCGGCTGGTATAGCTTCTGTTGATGTAAAGAAGCTAAGGGATGCTGGTCTCTGCACTGTAGAAGGTGTTGCATATACTCCAAGGAAAGATCTCTTGCAGATCAAAGGAATAAGCGATGCTAAGGTTGACAAAATCGTTGAAGCAG CTTCAAAGCTGGTTCCTCTGGGTTTCACTAGCGCTAGCCAGCTCCATGCCCAGAGGCTGGAGATCATTCAGATTACATCTGGATCAAGGGAGCTCGGCAAAGTTCTTGAAG GAGGAATTGAAACCGGATCCATCACTGAGTTATATGGTGAGTTCCGCTCTGGGAAGACTCAGTTGTGCCATACACTCTGTGTAACTTGTCAA CTTCCTATGGATCAAGGAGGTGGGGAGGGAAAGGCGATGTACATTGATGCCGAGGGAACATTCAGACCACAAAGACTATTGCAGATAGCTGACAG GTTTGGACTAAATGGAGCTGATGTTCTTGAAAACGTTGCCTATGCGAGGGCGTATAACACTGATCATCAGTCAAGGCTTCTGCTTGAGGCAGCATCAATGATGGTTGAAACAAG GTTTGCTCTCATGATTGTGGATAGTGCTACAGCTCTCTACAGGACAGATTTCTCCGGAAGGGGAGAGCTTTCGGCACGACAAATGCATCTTGCAAAGTTCTTGAGAAGTCTGCAGAAATTAGCAGATGAG ggTTCACTGGCAaagtgtgtgtgtttgttgatgatgtattttcatatatacaaggCTGGCGTTGAGGAAAGGAAGAGCAGAGGAGAGAATCTGCAAAGTGATAAGCTCGCCATGCTTGCCAGAAGCAGAAGCTAG
- the LOC130509345 gene encoding glucan endo-1,3-beta-glucosidase 5-like, whose protein sequence is MGLNDKYNKLVFLCLSLLLFHNNLKNVDALACNWGTQASHPMPPNIVVKLLRDNGFNKVKLFEADPGALRALGKSGIQVMVGIPNDLLASMASTVTNAELWVRQNVSQYISKYGTDIRYVAVGNEPFLKNYKDRFVKSTYPALQNVQAALVKAGLGRQVKVTVPLNADVYESGDGLPSSGDFRSDIKTLMVSIVRFLADSVSPITFNIYPFLSLNADPNFPREYAFFPGGGGAKPVVDGSISYTNVFDANFDTLVSALEKNGFDAEKVEIIVGEVGWPTDGDANANTALAQRFNQGLLNRIVRGQGTPRRKTAPEVYVFSLVDEDAKSIDPGKFERHWGIFSYDGAVKYPLSLGNGRQLVPAKGVRYQAREWCVLSPQAAAGNAAWTSSADYACQQADCTSLGPGSSCAGLDSAANASYAFNMYFQKMDHRRGSCVFDNLGVVTKVDPSGGSCRFPIEIDTSRKDETLRPRKNSGAGEGKWMTVVTAEMAVVWAVYILMIIGA, encoded by the exons ATGGGTCTTAATGATAAATACAACAAACTCGTTTTCTTATGCCTCTCTTTACTGTTATTTCACAACAATTTGAAGAATGTCGACGCCTTGGCATGTAACTGGGGGACACAAGCGAGCCATCCTATGCCACCAAACATAGTGGTGAAACTCCTCAGAGACAATGGGTTCAACAAGGTTAAGCTATTTGAAGCCGACCCTGGCGCACTTAGAGCCCTCGGTAAATCCGGTATTCAAGTCATGGTTGGTATCCCCAACGATCTCTTGGCATCTATGGCATCCACTGTCACCAACGCCGAGCTTTGGGTTCGACAAAACGTCTCTCAATACATCTCTAAATACGGTACCGACATAag ATACGTAGCCGTGGGGAACGAGCCATTCTTGAAGAACTACAAGGACAGATTCGTCAAATCAACATACCCGGCGCTTCAGAACGTTCAAGCAGCTCTGGTGAAAGCCGGTCTCGGCCGGCAAGTCAAGGTCACGGTGCCTCTCAACGCAGACGTCTACGAATCCGGCGACGGTCTCCCTTCCTCCGGCGACTTCCGTTCCGACATCAAGACACTAATGGTCTCCATCGTCCGCTTCCTCGCCGACTCCGTATCCCCCATAACTTTCAACATCTACCCTTTCCTCTCCCTCAACGCCGACCCGAACTTCCCCCGCGAATACGCCTTCTTCCCCGGCGGCGGCGGAGCTAAGCCAGTCGTCGACGGATCGATCTCTTACACGAACGTCTTCGACGCGAACTTCGACACGCTCGTCTCGGCGCTGGAGAAGAACGGATTCGACGCGGAGAAGGTGGAGATCATCGTCGGAGAAGTCGGATGGCCCACCGACGGCGACGCGAACGCGAACACGGCGCTGGCTCAGAGGTTCAACCAAGGGTTATTAAACCGCATCGTCCGAGGACAGGGAACGCCTCGCCGGAAAACGGCGCCGGAGGTTTACGTGTTCTCGTTGGTCGACGAGGACGCGAAGAGCATCGATCCCGGGAAGTTCGAGCGCCACTGGGGAATATTCTCTTACGACGGCGCCGTTAAGTACCCGCTAAGTCTCGGTAACGGACGTCAGTTGGTTCCCGCGAAAGGGGTTCGTTACCAGGCACGTGAGTGGTGCGTGCTCTCTCCTCAAGCGGCTGCGGGGAACGCCGCGTGGACGTCGTCTGCTGATTACGCGTGTCAGCAAGCTGACTGCACCTCTCTGGGCCCGGGGTCCTCTTGCGCTGGTTTAGATTCAGCGGCGAATGCGTCTTACGCGTTTAATATGTATTTTCAGAAGATGGATCATCGCCGGGGATCTTGCGTGTTCGACAATCTTGGGGTTGTGACTAAGGTTGATCCGTCGGGTGGCTCGTGTAGGTTTCCGATTGAGATTGATACGAGCAGGAAGGATGAGACGTTGCGTCCGCGGAAGAATTCTGGTGCCGGTGAAGGGAAGTGGATGACGGTGGTGACGGCGGAGATGGCGGTTGTTTGGGCGGTGTATATTTTGATGATCATTGGGGCGTAA
- the LOC130509430 gene encoding auxin-responsive protein SAUR76-like has translation MAKGGNKLMKLKSVLKKLNSFNTKPNQPPATANHGRSSALSAFPSEERHTVYVGSTRRLYHLSSDVVSHPLFQQLAAVDGACGGEDGSIAVSCEVVLFEHLLWMLENADADESGLESVHELAEFYSC, from the coding sequence ATGGCGAAAGGAGGTAACAAACTGATGAAGCTGAAATCAGTTTTGAAGAAGCTCAACTCGTTCAACACCAAGCCAAACCAGCCACCGGCTACGGCCAATCACGGTCGATCCTCCGCTTTGAGTGCATTTCCCTCAGAAGAACGTCACACTGTCTACGTCGGAAGTACACGGCGTCTGTACCACCTGAGCTCCGACGTTGTGAGCCATCCGCTCTTCCAGCAGCTAGCGGCGGTTGATGGTGCATGCGGCGGCGAGGACGGCTCGATCGCCGTGTCGTGCGAAGTTGTCTTGTTCGAACATTTGCTTTGGATGCTTGAGAACGCCGACGCCGACGAGTCAGGTCTGGAGTCGGTCCACGAACTCGCCGAGTTCTACTCCTGCTAA